In Nitrospinota bacterium, a single window of DNA contains:
- a CDS encoding Gfo/Idh/MocA family oxidoreductase: MKKLTVGIIGCGRIGSLLEEDPLRGKPCTHAGGFNSLASVKLIAGCDVDLPRLKQFGKRWGIDRLYTDYQEMLRQENLDIVCIATWTPLHGSMVIEAARSGVKGIYCEKPLSVDLAEARKMVKICEKKGIPLIINHERRWDFYYQKARDIIRSGKIGEVRTIIGNALSWKPSKLPRESYGGGPLFHDGTHLTDLFLFFGGPMDWVSGHEVRPHGKKYIEETASAMIRFKSGALGFIEGGGARNYFNFELDIQGSKGRLLIGNDGRELYLTQKSKRFTGFQELQSTVFPEPKSLQSPFTGGAKDMVRCIRTGQDSVSSGRDGLNALEVIFAIYQSAQLNGKRVKMR, from the coding sequence ATGAAAAAATTAACTGTGGGCATCATCGGTTGCGGAAGAATCGGCAGTCTTCTCGAAGAGGACCCTCTCCGCGGAAAACCCTGCACCCATGCTGGAGGCTTTAATTCGCTTGCCTCTGTAAAACTGATCGCCGGATGCGATGTCGATCTGCCACGGCTCAAACAATTCGGTAAGCGTTGGGGCATTGACCGCCTGTACACTGATTACCAGGAAATGCTCCGGCAGGAAAACCTGGATATTGTCTGCATCGCCACCTGGACTCCCCTTCACGGAAGCATGGTGATCGAAGCCGCCCGTTCTGGCGTTAAAGGAATATATTGTGAAAAGCCTTTGAGCGTTGACCTGGCGGAAGCCCGGAAGATGGTAAAGATTTGCGAGAAAAAAGGAATTCCACTTATTATCAACCACGAACGGCGTTGGGATTTTTACTATCAAAAAGCCAGAGACATCATCCGATCGGGAAAAATAGGAGAAGTACGAACCATCATTGGCAATGCGCTGAGTTGGAAACCATCAAAACTCCCCCGCGAATCGTACGGAGGAGGTCCTCTTTTCCACGATGGAACTCACTTGACGGACCTGTTTTTATTTTTTGGCGGTCCCATGGATTGGGTGTCCGGTCACGAGGTGCGGCCTCACGGGAAAAAATACATCGAGGAAACCGCCTCCGCCATGATCCGTTTTAAAAGTGGCGCCCTGGGCTTTATCGAGGGAGGCGGCGCTAGAAACTATTTCAATTTTGAATTGGATATCCAGGGTTCAAAAGGCCGACTCCTCATTGGCAATGATGGAAGAGAACTCTATCTGACTCAGAAAAGTAAACGCTTTACCGGGTTCCAGGAATTGCAATCGACGGTTTTTCCAGAACCCAAAAGTCTCCAGAGTCCCTTCACGGGCGGCGCCAAAGATATGGTCCGTTGTATTCGCACCGGGCAGGACAGCGTCTCCAGCGGACGAGACGGGCTGAACGCTTTGGAGGTCATCTTTGCCATTTATCAATCTGCCCAGTTGAACGGGAAACGGGTTAAAATGAGATGA